The following are from one region of the Geoalkalibacter subterraneus genome:
- a CDS encoding sensor histidine kinase yields MSPHCCWNSDLDSMAQCHRLQPGDEDLLNNRTRRIREKCFDCQNFLRDMEELGPQGHRDIPELFHLAVDELKRRRIQNQFLQSDLEARNREFQFLHEVSSTIQSSLDLDEIISLALTAITAGQGFGLNRAILLLVDKERRNLEGYVAVGPRRREDASRIWQEIEENRFSLQEMAQRFFEQKIASEKEVFRDLLDCLSVPLDDSDHPFIETLNSGESRLIHNLPEEPGMPADQVAALEVAEIILVPLKSRSRRVGLLLADNIINTRPISQHDLASLETFALPVSFAIERAALHEQLQEELDKAKEANRLLAEQQELILRMEKMALVGKMVSHFSHNVRNPLTIIGGFARSLGKNIPEQDNRRHFIESIVRETRKLEEFLNEALSYSDDLFPTLDEWDINHLVRTVHGELRDELNRLGINSRMELGQALPQIRIDFKQLSYCVRAVINNAIDAMPNGGLLTLATYQQDQQICIFVQDSGYGIGPEELENFRKPFSTPAGKTAGLSLSLCARIVESHGGSLQIESEPGQGTRVRVCIPLP; encoded by the coding sequence TTGTCACCACATTGCTGCTGGAATTCTGATCTGGACTCAATGGCGCAGTGCCATCGCCTGCAACCTGGGGACGAAGATCTACTTAACAATCGAACGCGACGCATCCGGGAGAAATGCTTCGATTGCCAGAATTTTCTGCGGGACATGGAAGAACTCGGACCGCAGGGCCACAGGGATATTCCTGAGCTATTTCACCTCGCCGTGGATGAACTCAAGCGGCGGCGCATCCAGAATCAGTTTCTGCAATCAGACCTTGAAGCCCGCAATCGGGAATTCCAGTTTCTTCACGAAGTCAGCTCCACCATTCAATCTTCTCTCGACCTTGATGAGATTATTTCGCTGGCTCTGACAGCGATCACTGCAGGTCAGGGATTCGGCCTCAACAGGGCGATTCTTCTGCTTGTCGACAAAGAGCGTCGCAATCTCGAAGGTTATGTGGCCGTCGGCCCAAGGCGAAGAGAGGACGCATCGCGCATCTGGCAGGAGATTGAAGAAAACCGCTTCAGTCTTCAGGAAATGGCGCAACGTTTCTTTGAACAGAAAATCGCCTCGGAAAAGGAGGTTTTTCGCGACCTGCTTGACTGCCTGTCCGTGCCTTTGGACGATTCCGATCATCCGTTTATCGAAACGCTCAACAGCGGAGAGTCCCGCCTGATCCATAACCTTCCGGAAGAACCCGGCATGCCGGCCGACCAGGTCGCTGCCCTCGAGGTGGCTGAAATCATTCTTGTTCCCCTCAAAAGCCGCAGCCGCCGTGTTGGGTTACTGCTCGCAGACAACATCATCAACACGCGACCCATCTCGCAGCACGACCTTGCTTCCCTGGAAACCTTCGCCCTGCCGGTTTCATTTGCCATTGAGCGCGCGGCCCTGCATGAGCAGCTTCAGGAAGAACTTGACAAGGCGAAAGAAGCAAACCGTCTCCTCGCAGAACAGCAGGAGCTGATCCTGAGGATGGAAAAAATGGCACTTGTGGGGAAAATGGTCTCCCACTTCTCCCACAATGTGCGCAACCCCCTGACGATCATCGGAGGGTTCGCCCGCTCTCTTGGAAAAAACATTCCGGAGCAGGATAATCGCAGGCATTTCATTGAATCCATCGTCCGCGAAACACGCAAGCTGGAAGAATTCCTCAACGAGGCGCTCAGTTATTCCGACGACCTTTTCCCGACCCTGGATGAATGGGATATCAACCACCTGGTGCGAACGGTTCACGGTGAACTGCGCGACGAACTCAACCGTTTGGGGATTAACTCCCGAATGGAGCTTGGCCAGGCACTGCCCCAGATCCGCATCGATTTTAAACAGCTGAGTTACTGCGTGCGTGCAGTGATTAACAATGCTATAGATGCCATGCCCAACGGCGGATTGCTGACCCTGGCAACCTATCAGCAGGATCAGCAGATCTGCATTTTTGTTCAGGATAGTGGGTACGGGATCGGCCCCGAAGAATTGGAAAACTTCCGCAAACCATTTTCAACCCCGGCAGGTAAAACAGCGGGGCTGAGCCTCTCTCTCTGCGCCCGGATCGTTGAAAGCCATGGTGGATCTCTCCAGATCGAGAGCGAGCCCGGACAGGGAACCCGTGTCCGGGTTTGCATCCCCCTGCCTTAA
- the pepN gene encoding aminopeptidase N → MMKKNKALRLEDYRPASYLVDSVDLRFELDPAATLVRATLAMRRNPEADAKEDQLILNGKHLDLRSIRLDERELDTDHFQVDDEHLVIEGVPQAFTLETEVIIHPEKNTALEGLYLSGGNFCTQCEPEGFRRITYFPDRPDVMATYRVTLVAQREQFPVLLSNGNLVAHGDLDAGRHFAEWEDPFRKPSYLFALVGGKLSCLEDSYTTASGRSITLQVYADARHLGQCAHAMKSLKQAMRWDEQRFGLECDLNQYMIVAADDFNMGAMENKGLNIFNSKYVLAASETATDADFQNITSVIGHEYFHNWTGNRVTCRDWFQLSLKEGLTVFRDQEFSADMTARPIQRISDARIIRGPQFAEDAGPMAHPVRPRSYVEINNFYTLTVYNKGAEVSRMIHTLLGEKAFRGGMDLYFQRHDGQAVTTEDFVRAMEDASGIDLSQFRLWYEQAGTPEVQVERHYDAEQKRYCLTFTQSCPPTPGQPRKEPFHIPIAVGLLDRKGRSMHLQLEGESRAKETRDRVLSLTRTRQTFEFVDVKQEPVPSLLRGFSAPVKMKCDYADEELAFLAGHDEDEFNRWDAGQQLAVRILLRLVDDLREGRPLHADNRLSDALRDTLENPHLDRAFKAQCLILPDENYLADQMDVADPSAIHHARQWLREHLAADLRKTFLNTWQDNLEADPKQVDAATVGRRSLKNACLSYLSLLDEEIFIELCANQAQLAHNMTDVLAALGILTHRDSPQREEQIAAFYRQWKSEPLVIDKWLSLQAQSSLPQTPEIVESLLQHEAFNIKNPNRVRALIGAFCQGNPYHFHAEDGRGYAFLADRILEIDSFNPQVAARLTTPLGRWRRYDPKRQQMMKAQLERIAAREDLSRDVGEIVEKSLASSESDS, encoded by the coding sequence ATGATGAAAAAAAACAAAGCCCTCCGTCTTGAAGATTATCGCCCCGCTTCGTACCTGGTTGATTCCGTCGATCTTCGTTTCGAACTCGACCCTGCTGCAACGCTGGTGCGGGCAACCCTTGCAATGAGGCGCAATCCCGAAGCTGATGCGAAGGAAGATCAGCTCATCCTTAACGGAAAGCACCTGGATCTGCGCTCTATCCGCCTCGATGAACGGGAACTCGATACGGACCATTTCCAGGTTGATGATGAACACCTCGTTATTGAAGGCGTACCGCAGGCGTTCACGCTGGAAACAGAAGTGATCATTCATCCGGAAAAGAACACTGCGTTGGAGGGGCTGTATCTTTCCGGCGGCAATTTCTGTACTCAATGTGAGCCGGAAGGGTTTCGACGCATTACTTATTTCCCTGATCGCCCGGATGTCATGGCGACTTACCGGGTGACCCTGGTGGCCCAGCGAGAGCAGTTTCCCGTCTTGCTTTCCAACGGCAACCTGGTGGCTCATGGCGACCTTGACGCGGGGCGCCATTTTGCTGAATGGGAAGACCCCTTTCGCAAACCTTCCTATCTTTTCGCCCTGGTTGGCGGGAAGCTCTCCTGCCTGGAAGACAGCTATACCACAGCGTCGGGCCGTTCCATCACCCTTCAGGTCTATGCCGATGCACGCCATCTCGGTCAGTGCGCTCATGCCATGAAGTCGCTTAAACAGGCGATGCGATGGGATGAGCAGCGTTTTGGCCTGGAGTGCGATCTGAATCAGTACATGATTGTGGCCGCCGATGATTTCAATATGGGCGCCATGGAGAATAAAGGACTCAACATCTTCAATTCCAAATATGTTCTGGCAGCGTCGGAAACAGCCACTGATGCTGATTTCCAGAACATTACCAGTGTGATCGGCCATGAATACTTTCATAACTGGACCGGCAACCGCGTGACCTGCCGCGACTGGTTTCAACTCAGCCTGAAAGAGGGGCTGACCGTTTTTCGTGACCAGGAATTCAGCGCCGATATGACCGCGCGACCCATTCAGCGCATTTCGGATGCCCGCATTATCCGTGGTCCGCAGTTCGCGGAGGATGCAGGGCCCATGGCGCATCCGGTGCGCCCCCGTTCTTACGTGGAGATCAATAACTTTTATACCCTGACGGTGTACAACAAGGGCGCCGAAGTGAGCCGCATGATCCATACCCTGTTGGGGGAAAAAGCTTTTCGCGGCGGGATGGACCTTTATTTCCAGCGCCACGACGGACAGGCCGTGACCACGGAGGATTTCGTGCGCGCCATGGAGGATGCAAGCGGCATCGATCTGTCCCAGTTCCGCTTGTGGTATGAACAGGCAGGAACTCCCGAGGTCCAAGTGGAGCGTCACTACGATGCGGAGCAGAAACGTTATTGTCTCACCTTCACTCAAAGTTGTCCGCCGACGCCCGGACAACCTCGCAAAGAGCCGTTTCATATCCCCATTGCCGTCGGCCTGCTCGACCGTAAGGGACGCTCCATGCATCTGCAGCTTGAGGGTGAATCCAGGGCGAAGGAGACACGGGACAGGGTCTTGAGTCTGACCCGGACGCGCCAGACCTTTGAATTCGTGGATGTGAAGCAGGAGCCGGTCCCGTCGCTTCTGCGTGGTTTCTCGGCTCCCGTCAAGATGAAGTGTGATTATGCAGATGAAGAACTCGCTTTTCTGGCCGGGCATGATGAAGATGAATTCAATCGCTGGGATGCAGGTCAGCAGCTCGCCGTCCGCATTCTGCTGCGCCTGGTTGACGATCTGCGCGAGGGACGGCCGCTGCACGCAGATAATCGCCTGAGCGATGCCTTGCGGGACACCCTGGAGAACCCTCACCTTGACCGGGCCTTCAAAGCCCAATGCCTGATCCTGCCGGATGAAAACTACCTTGCGGACCAGATGGACGTTGCGGACCCCTCCGCCATTCATCACGCGCGTCAGTGGCTGAGAGAGCATCTGGCAGCCGATCTGCGCAAAACGTTTCTTAATACCTGGCAGGACAACCTCGAAGCCGATCCGAAACAGGTCGACGCGGCTACAGTCGGTCGGCGTTCTTTGAAAAATGCCTGTTTGAGCTATCTTTCACTGCTTGACGAAGAAATTTTTATCGAGCTGTGTGCCAACCAGGCGCAGCTGGCTCACAATATGACCGATGTTCTTGCTGCACTCGGCATCCTCACGCATCGGGACAGCCCCCAGCGCGAAGAGCAGATTGCCGCCTTTTATCGTCAATGGAAGAGTGAGCCGCTGGTCATCGACAAGTGGTTGAGCCTGCAGGCGCAGTCTTCGCTGCCGCAGACCCCGGAGATCGTCGAAAGTCTACTGCAGCATGAAGCCTTCAACATCAAGAACCCGAATCGCGTGCGTGCCTTGATCGGTGCCTTCTGTCAGGGAAACCCCTATCACTTTCATGCCGAGGATGGACGCGGATATGCGTTTCTGGCCGATCGGATCCTGGAGATCGATTCATTCAACCCGCAGGTGGCCGCAAGGCTGACGACACCGCTGGGACGCTGGCGGCGCTATGATCCCAAAAGACAGCAGATGATGAAGGCGCAGCTCGAGCGGATTGCCGCCCGGGAAGATCTTTCCCGCGATGTCGGCGAGATTGTCGAAAAAAGCCTGGCGTCCTCGGAGAGCGATTCATGA
- a CDS encoding NAD(P)H-binding protein, with the protein MNGVFIVGCGGLGRKVAALWREKGERVAALVRSPTHAEKLKALGMEVVEGDLDWPESLKDLSLNEKLVYYFAPPPSTGIEDSRMKSFCNTVLAHQKPERLVYVSTSGVYGNRNGAWVDESASLAPATDRAHRRVSVEQTPGSSFRSQCLPRAR; encoded by the coding sequence ATGAACGGCGTTTTTATTGTCGGCTGTGGAGGGCTTGGGAGAAAAGTCGCCGCACTCTGGCGGGAAAAAGGGGAGAGAGTAGCCGCCCTGGTGCGCAGCCCCACCCATGCGGAGAAACTGAAAGCGCTGGGTATGGAGGTGGTCGAAGGCGATCTTGATTGGCCGGAGTCCCTGAAAGACCTGTCCTTGAACGAGAAGCTGGTGTACTACTTTGCGCCGCCTCCCTCTACAGGGATAGAAGATTCGCGCATGAAGTCGTTCTGCAATACAGTGTTGGCTCATCAGAAACCGGAGCGGTTGGTTTACGTCAGCACCAGCGGGGTTTACGGCAACCGGAACGGAGCTTGGGTCGATGAGAGTGCATCGCTGGCGCCTGCCACCGACCGGGCCCACAGACGTGTTTCCGTCGAGCAGACTCCCGGATCTTCTTTCCGGTCTCAATGCCTGCCGAGAGCAAGGTGA
- a CDS encoding DUF2835 domain-containing protein, which produces MFVTYFRVDLSAEDYLRYYKGTARFIQVRAEDGRRVRLPAGNLRSFVTATGIHGRFRLCFDASHKIISIDKVG; this is translated from the coding sequence ATGTTCGTGACCTATTTTCGCGTTGACCTGTCGGCGGAAGACTATCTGCGTTACTACAAGGGAACTGCTCGATTCATTCAGGTGCGAGCCGAAGACGGCCGCAGGGTGCGTCTGCCGGCGGGCAATCTGCGTTCCTTCGTCACCGCCACCGGCATTCATGGGCGCTTCCGATTGTGCTTCGATGCATCTCATAAAATCATCAGCATCGACAAGGTGGGATAA
- a CDS encoding alpha/beta fold hydrolase, translated as MKANINGTQIGYDDFGKGPAVLFVHGYPLNRKMWRKQVEPLVADGFRVILTDLRGFGESDMGAESSEGLSTYSDDLVGLLNYLGIGRAVVCGISMGGYVLFDLLERYPQRVVGACFVVTRPVGDDVQEKVKRAELRAALEAGETDKVREAFLRVMMTPGKRKSRSADMREVCEWVRGADPRSLAAGLEAIGRRKDYTPILKNLSLPTLVVGADQDQAMHPRHSDLLASRLPNCFRSVSLKGGHLVNLEKFQAFNKHLLEFLRGIGPEPETDDEDEEFIDQPV; from the coding sequence ATGAAAGCAAATATCAACGGGACACAGATCGGGTACGACGACTTTGGAAAAGGACCGGCGGTGCTGTTTGTCCACGGTTACCCCTTGAACCGGAAGATGTGGCGCAAGCAGGTGGAGCCACTGGTGGCTGACGGTTTCCGCGTCATTCTGACCGACCTGCGTGGTTTCGGTGAAAGTGACATGGGGGCCGAAAGTTCGGAGGGACTGTCCACGTACAGCGACGACCTTGTGGGACTGCTTAATTACCTGGGAATCGGTCGAGCAGTGGTGTGCGGCATCTCCATGGGAGGATATGTCCTTTTCGATCTTCTTGAACGCTATCCTCAGCGCGTGGTCGGGGCCTGCTTTGTCGTGACGCGGCCGGTGGGCGACGATGTTCAGGAAAAAGTCAAGCGCGCTGAACTGCGAGCCGCTCTTGAAGCGGGCGAGACCGACAAGGTGCGCGAGGCCTTCCTGCGGGTGATGATGACACCGGGGAAGAGAAAATCACGTTCAGCGGATATGCGCGAAGTCTGCGAGTGGGTTCGCGGAGCCGACCCTCGCAGCCTGGCGGCCGGGCTGGAGGCAATCGGCCGGCGTAAAGACTACACGCCGATTCTGAAGAACCTCTCTCTGCCGACCCTGGTAGTCGGGGCCGACCAGGATCAGGCGATGCACCCGCGCCACTCGGACCTTTTGGCCAGCCGTCTTCCCAATTGCTTTCGGTCAGTCAGCCTCAAAGGCGGGCACTTGGTCAACCTGGAAAAATTCCAGGCCTTCAACAAACATCTGCTGGAATTTTTACGCGGCATCGGTCCGGAACCGGAGACCGATGACGAGGACGAGGAATTTATCGACCAACCTGTTTGA
- the bioA gene encoding adenosylmethionine--8-amino-7-oxononanoate transaminase: MDTSQLIQLDRRHVWHPCTQEKDHEDFPPIPIARGEGSYLITPEGERIVDAVSSWWVNLFGHNNPRLNRALREQSEKIAHHIFAGFTHEPAVEISRRLVEKAPEGLTRVFFADNGSAAVEVALKMSFQYWQQSGKPGKTRFVSISDAYHGETLGALAVSGCDLYRQIYQPILMQGFQVAGPDCFRCPYGLHRDRCQAECFAPMEQTVAEHHEEIAGVIIEPLIQCAAGMRMYPPVYLEKLRTLCDRYQVHYIADEIAVGFGRTGKLFANEHSGTSPDILCLSKGITGGYLPLSVAMTQDEIYEAFYDDYSSFKAFLHSHSYTGNPLACAVAVEVMNIFEQENILENLKPRMALLDHARQRFEAHPHVGEMRRCGFVTAIEMVADKKDNTPYPWQERRGYQFFRKALAKGALLRPLGNVIYFMPPLNIELDVLENVVEVAWECLNDVT; the protein is encoded by the coding sequence ATGGATACATCACAGCTCATTCAACTCGATCGCCGTCATGTCTGGCACCCCTGCACCCAGGAAAAAGACCATGAAGACTTCCCGCCGATCCCCATCGCGCGTGGCGAAGGGTCGTATTTGATCACTCCGGAGGGCGAACGCATCGTCGATGCGGTTTCTTCCTGGTGGGTCAACCTATTCGGACACAACAATCCGCGGCTCAACCGCGCTCTGCGCGAGCAGTCGGAGAAGATCGCCCATCATATCTTTGCCGGTTTCACCCATGAACCGGCAGTCGAGATTTCACGGCGGCTGGTGGAAAAAGCCCCCGAGGGGTTGACGCGCGTCTTTTTTGCCGACAACGGCTCCGCAGCGGTGGAAGTTGCCCTGAAGATGAGCTTCCAGTATTGGCAGCAGTCAGGCAAGCCGGGCAAAACCCGCTTTGTTTCAATCTCCGACGCTTATCACGGCGAAACCCTGGGAGCGCTGGCGGTCAGCGGCTGCGATCTCTACCGACAGATCTACCAGCCGATCCTGATGCAGGGATTCCAGGTAGCCGGCCCCGACTGCTTTCGCTGCCCCTACGGCCTGCATCGCGACCGCTGCCAGGCCGAGTGCTTTGCACCGATGGAACAGACGGTGGCCGAACACCACGAAGAGATTGCCGGGGTCATCATCGAGCCCCTGATTCAATGTGCGGCAGGCATGCGCATGTATCCGCCGGTTTATCTTGAAAAACTGCGGACCCTGTGCGACCGCTATCAAGTTCACTACATTGCCGACGAGATCGCCGTCGGTTTCGGCCGGACCGGCAAGCTGTTCGCCAACGAACATTCCGGCACAAGCCCTGACATCCTCTGCCTGTCCAAAGGGATTACCGGCGGTTACCTCCCCCTGTCGGTGGCGATGACGCAGGATGAAATCTACGAAGCCTTCTACGATGATTATTCATCCTTCAAGGCGTTCCTGCATTCCCACAGTTATACCGGCAACCCGCTGGCGTGCGCCGTAGCCGTGGAAGTCATGAATATTTTTGAACAGGAGAATATTCTGGAAAACCTCAAGCCGCGCATGGCTCTGCTCGATCACGCGCGACAGCGCTTCGAGGCCCATCCCCATGTGGGAGAGATGCGTCGCTGCGGCTTTGTGACGGCCATTGAGATGGTCGCCGACAAGAAAGACAATACCCCCTACCCCTGGCAGGAACGCCGCGGATACCAGTTCTTCCGCAAGGCGCTGGCCAAAGGTGCGCTTCTGCGCCCCCTGGGGAATGTCATTTACTTCATGCCGCCGCTTAATATTGAATTGGATGTGCTGGAGAATGTGGTGGAAGTGGCCTGGGAATGTCTCAATGACGTGACGTGA
- the bioD gene encoding dethiobiotin synthase: MSANIDLCPGVFVTGTDTGVGKTLVAAALAQHLRKLGLRVGVMKPLETGVENPAEEGLDAALLRWASETSAPRDQVAPVRLCAPLAPSMAAEMEKTFIDFGHLVETSRQLRRSHDFVIVEGAGGLMVPIAGGLLIADLVRAMELPLMVVCRPTLGTINHTLLTLFTARQMALPTAGFLVNNMPLHPDKALADTPHTLAALASADLLGVFDNAPQDDDRQKVKNLSDQLASLPTYKVLRRNLAWPEIGSA; this comes from the coding sequence ATGTCTGCAAACATTGATCTTTGTCCCGGTGTTTTCGTCACCGGCACCGATACCGGAGTCGGGAAAACCCTGGTCGCCGCCGCCTTGGCGCAGCACCTGCGTAAGCTGGGACTGCGCGTCGGCGTGATGAAACCCCTTGAAACCGGGGTGGAAAATCCCGCAGAAGAAGGCCTCGATGCAGCGCTGCTTCGATGGGCGAGCGAGACCTCCGCCCCGCGTGACCAGGTCGCCCCCGTTCGCCTGTGCGCCCCCCTTGCCCCTTCCATGGCGGCTGAAATGGAAAAAACCTTCATCGATTTCGGCCACCTGGTGGAAACGAGCCGTCAACTGCGACGCAGCCACGATTTCGTGATTGTCGAGGGGGCCGGCGGGCTGATGGTGCCCATTGCCGGAGGGTTGCTCATCGCCGACCTGGTCCGCGCCATGGAATTGCCGCTGATGGTGGTGTGCCGCCCTACGCTTGGCACCATCAATCATACCCTGCTGACTCTCTTTACCGCTCGGCAGATGGCTCTGCCCACAGCCGGTTTCCTGGTCAACAACATGCCGCTGCATCCCGACAAAGCCTTGGCAGACACCCCGCACACCCTTGCGGCGCTGGCTTCTGCGGACCTGCTGGGTGTTTTCGACAACGCACCGCAGGATGATGATCGGCAGAAAGTGAAAAATCTCAGTGACCAGCTTGCGTCCCTGCCCACCTACAAGGTGCTGCGCCGCAACCTGGCCTGGCCCGAGATCGGTTCGGCCTGA
- the bioB gene encoding biotin synthase BioB, whose protein sequence is MLILDNPVLDKLLSGHPLQPEDGLAILQARGAELSKFLAGAHFLKEKTFGDRVHLCSIINAKSGQCRENCRFCAQSSHHATQAAIYPLKSEEELVAGAHEAAKRGAHCYGIVTSGTQIEKGAEMDRILESLRRIRRETNIAPSASLGLLDEGWARALAEAGCVTYHHNLETARSFFPQICTTHDYEQDVETVRLAKKAGMKVCCGGLFGLGESLEQRVELAMTLRELDVDSVPLNFLNPVAGTPLENASELTPMDCIRIIALFRYMLPTKEIAVCGGREHNLRELQSWIFMAGASGTMVGNYLTTSGRDLQTDMLLLQDAEVQTDVCKH, encoded by the coding sequence ATTTTGATTTTGGACAATCCTGTTCTTGATAAACTACTTTCCGGCCACCCCCTGCAGCCCGAAGATGGCTTGGCCATTCTGCAGGCTCGCGGTGCCGAGCTGAGCAAATTTCTGGCAGGAGCCCATTTTCTGAAGGAAAAAACCTTTGGCGACCGGGTGCACCTGTGTTCCATAATCAACGCCAAGTCAGGGCAATGCCGCGAGAATTGCCGCTTCTGCGCTCAATCCTCTCATCATGCGACACAAGCCGCCATCTACCCGCTGAAAAGCGAAGAAGAGCTTGTGGCCGGGGCCCATGAAGCCGCCAAACGTGGAGCCCATTGCTATGGAATCGTCACCAGCGGCACCCAGATTGAAAAAGGTGCTGAAATGGACAGGATTCTGGAATCATTGCGACGCATTCGCCGGGAAACCAACATCGCGCCTTCGGCCTCTCTTGGCCTGTTGGACGAAGGATGGGCCCGGGCTCTGGCTGAAGCAGGCTGCGTCACCTATCACCACAATCTTGAAACGGCGCGCTCTTTTTTTCCGCAGATCTGTACGACTCATGATTATGAGCAGGATGTCGAAACGGTCCGTCTGGCCAAAAAAGCGGGCATGAAAGTGTGCTGCGGCGGATTGTTCGGTTTGGGGGAAAGTCTTGAACAACGGGTCGAACTGGCCATGACGCTGCGCGAACTCGATGTGGATTCAGTACCGCTCAATTTTCTCAACCCGGTTGCGGGCACCCCGCTGGAAAACGCCTCCGAGCTGACCCCGATGGACTGTATTCGTATCATTGCCCTGTTCCGCTACATGCTGCCGACCAAAGAAATCGCCGTGTGCGGGGGGCGCGAGCACAACCTGCGCGAACTGCAGTCCTGGATTTTCATGGCCGGCGCCAGCGGCACCATGGTGGGCAACTACCTGACCACCTCCGGACGCGATCTGCAAACCGACATGCTTCTGCTTCAGGATGCGGAGGTTCAAACCGATGTCTGCAAACATTGA
- a CDS encoding helix-turn-helix domain-containing protein: MVKHLIGKKLKTTRLRNDMTIQELAAKSRVSSNMISRIERGLTIPSVEILMKLADAFGMSISYFVEEAEKGTVVVRTEQRRGEPIFFFEDKHQITSLTHGIRDPGFTVFCDTLDEGCSSGEGGMVHNGEEFAYVLKGRVKFVIEDEPQVLEEGDSIVFKASLPHRWENVYPGQTEILWVVSPAPNVSQ; this comes from the coding sequence ATGGTAAAGCACCTGATCGGCAAAAAGCTTAAAACCACCCGCCTGCGCAACGATATGACGATTCAGGAACTTGCGGCGAAATCGCGTGTATCGTCAAACATGATTTCACGCATAGAGCGTGGATTGACCATCCCTTCGGTTGAAATCCTGATGAAGCTCGCCGATGCCTTCGGCATGAGTATCAGTTATTTCGTCGAGGAAGCCGAAAAGGGCACCGTCGTGGTGCGCACCGAACAACGGCGCGGCGAACCGATTTTCTTTTTCGAGGACAAGCACCAGATTACCAGCCTGACGCATGGCATCAGGGACCCGGGCTTCACAGTTTTCTGCGACACTCTCGACGAAGGGTGCAGCAGCGGGGAAGGGGGGATGGTGCATAATGGTGAAGAATTCGCCTATGTGCTCAAGGGGCGTGTCAAATTTGTCATCGAAGATGAGCCTCAGGTTCTCGAAGAGGGTGACTCTATCGTATTCAAAGCATCGCTGCCCCATCGCTGGGAGAATGTTTACCCCGGACAGACCGAGATCTTATGGGTTGTTTCACCGGCTCCCAATGTCTCGCAGTGA
- a CDS encoding helix-turn-helix domain-containing protein, with product MRIKKIVGKKLKAIRLKNDMTIQELAEKSGVSSNMISRVERGLTIPSVEILMKLAGVFDKSINYFVEEVSTTHEVVFTSPGHRDKTVYDDENNMHTESLTSGLRDPQFMSFLCTVPEGGTSGHKNMFHPGDELIYIMEGTLRISIAGEKHVLKPGDSLSFKSHLPHRWDNIGEGEAKVLWTLSPFTII from the coding sequence ATGCGCATCAAGAAAATCGTCGGGAAGAAGCTCAAGGCTATCCGCCTGAAAAATGATATGACGATTCAGGAGCTTGCAGAGAAATCGGGGGTTTCCTCGAACATGATCTCGCGTGTGGAGCGTGGGCTGACAATCCCGTCCGTCGAGATCCTGATGAAGCTGGCCGGTGTTTTCGATAAAAGCATCAATTATTTTGTCGAAGAAGTCAGCACCACCCATGAGGTCGTCTTTACCTCGCCCGGACACCGCGACAAGACGGTGTATGATGATGAAAACAATATGCACACTGAATCGCTGACTTCGGGATTGCGCGATCCACAGTTCATGTCTTTTCTCTGCACCGTTCCCGAAGGGGGCACCAGCGGTCATAAAAACATGTTTCACCCGGGAGATGAGTTGATCTATATTATGGAGGGTACCCTGCGCATCTCTATCGCTGGAGAGAAGCACGTTCTCAAGCCTGGAGACAGCCTTTCGTTCAAATCTCATCTGCCCCATCGATGGGATAACATCGGCGAAGGTGAAGCGAAGGTTCTCTGGACACTGTCGCCCTTTACCATCATCTGA